TAAGGAAAACTGGCAAGCAGTGAAGGCTGTTTGCAAGGGAGTCCCCAGAAGCTCTGGCTGGTCACAAAAACTACAACTTTGGACCACAATGTCTGTGCCAGTTCTTGCCCATGCGGCAAAGACACTGGGTAAAGAGCCAGGGAGGTACAAGTATCAAGGTAAACTTTACATTCTTTGCTCTGCCACTGACCTTGGTCAGAGAGTGACACAGCCCTGGAGATCCTAAGAATTTCCACGCATCCCGATCTCATACAGTCACAGTGATTGGAATGTTTGTGGACGTTTTTAAAATGGGCACATCCACTCCCACTTGCTGCAGTCTCCGCAATTCCAATTATTCACACCCAGGgcgaaatttatttttgtttccttcctgggATGGTAGGTCTTGCAGCCAGAGACTTGGGCAGCAGATCAGATTCTGACCTTCAGGGCAGCGGGAACTTGGCAGGTCCTCAGAAACAGCTTCCCCTAACAGTGCTGGGAAACGTGGCACCTATGCTGGAAATAAGACACATTCAATCCACGCTGCTCCCAAACACCGTGAAGGCTGCCCCAACCTTCCTCAACACCACCCTCAAATTACGCTGAAATCCAGACAAAATCAGGCCCACAAACCCCTGACCTCTCACCTAAAAAGCTTGTGTCAGCAACACCAGAACTGGACTGAGAGTGGTTCTCTGCCAGCCTGCTCTTCCACTTGAGGTACCTGAAGCTGGAGGCCCCCACAAGCACCGTTTACCGCTTCCGTTTGGCAGGGCCTACTGTCTGCAAACCAATCCAAACAGTAAAAAGAACGTCCAAGATTAACGATGGTTTAAATAATGTCTTTATTATCACAGAGCAACAGAAGACAAGTGGTTCTCCAGGTGGGGTGACTCGGAGAAAAATGTGTCACATGTACCACATGAGGCCAACAATGTCCATGAAGAAAGTAAAGCTCTTCTGTAAGCCTCCAGAACACAGCTCAGGTCCTCTTGGCTAAAGATGGGTGAAGTCCACACCTTTACCAGTCAGTGGGGAGGGAATGAGGAACCCCATTCAATTCAGGATTCTCATAATTTCCTCCAGAGACTGGAGGTGTCCCTGAGGACATACAGAAACGAAgctggtaggggcgcctgggtggcgcagtcggttaagcgtccgacttcagccaggtcacgatctcgcggtccgtgagttcgagccccgcgtcaggctctgggctgatggctcggagcctggagcctgtttccgattctgtgtctccctctctctctgcccctcccccgttcatgctctgtctctctctgtcccaaaaaataaattaaaaacgttgaaaaaaaaaattaaaaaaaaaaaaaaagaaacgaagcTGGTAGAACTGAGATGGTTTCTGCCACAGACACTGGGTGGCAAATTTGGCAAGGAACCTGAGCAGGTCTGCAAGTGCAACGCAACCCATGAAAGTGTCCCTGTACCTGGCATCCTTAAGGTCTCTCCCCAGTGCTAATGTTCAGATACATGAGGTTCAACATCTGACTGGTGTCTTCCTCTCCAAGGGCAATCACAAAGCCCCTCTCCACACAAGTCCTGTTGTGTCGAAAGCACTCCTAAAGCCGTCCTGCAGTGTGAACCTTCTGGTGCCGAATGAGGTGGGAGCTTAAACTATAGGCTTTCCCACATTCGTTGCACTCGTAtggcctttctccagtgtgaactttTTGGTGCCTAACAAGGTGGGATGTTCTGATGAAATCTTTCCCACATTTGCTGCACACAAATGGCCTTTCCCCTGTGTGAACTCTCTGGTGTGCAATAAAGTCAGAGCTTCTACTAAAGAATTTCCCACAGTCGATGCACTCAAAAGGCCTTGCCTcagtgtgaattctctggtgtTTAATGAGGGTGTACTTGTGGCCAAAGGATTTCCCACAATCACTGCAAACGTAAGGGTTTTCTCCAGTATGGATGCTCTCATGCTGAACAAGTGTGGATTTGTGTCTGAAGACTTTCCCACAGTTGTTACACTTATAAGGCCTCGCTCCATTGTGAACTCTCTGGTGTACGATGAGGTTGGAGTGATGGCTAAAGTATTTTCCACACTCGCTACACTTGTAAGGCATTTCTCCGGTGTGAATTCTTTTGTGCTGAGTAAGATTGTCTTTGCggctaaaggctttcccacattctttgCACTCGTAAGGCCTTTCTCCGGTGTGGATTCTCTGGTGCTGGATAAGTGTGGCTTTGCGGCTGAAGGCCTTCCCGCATTCGCCGCACTCGTAGGGCCTTTCTCCGGTGTGGATTCTCTGGTGCTGGACAAGCGTGTCTTTGCGGTTGAAGGCCTTCCCGCATTCGCTGCAGCTGTACTGCATCTGTCCGCTGTGAGAGGCCTCCCCGCTCCcagtcctcctcttcctcttgctGTGGGTGGCCTGTCGCTGGTGACTGCCCAGACTGGCCTGGAGGCTCCACTGCTCCTCACACAGAAAGGGCTTTCCCGACAGGTGAGGTTCTTCACAAACCCTACAGTTCTTCCCAGATGAGGTCTTGCCTCTGTCTCTTCTGACAGGTTTCTCTACACTGTACTGCTTCTGATGCTGGTGAAAGTTTGCACTGAACAAGAACTGTCTCCCACACGCCCCGCAGGTGTAAGGTTTCAGTCCTTGGCATATTTCCTGGTGTTCATGCAGGTGTAAGAGGTCTTTCACGATGGGGCCACAAATGTCACAAGGGTGAGCCATCTGGGTTGATGAACCTGCCTTGGAAATGCTATCATGGGAGACTCCTAAAGAAACGGTCTGCTCAGAAGGTGCCTCTTCATCTTTCGCCGCGCACCAATAACCTGCGGGCAGAAAAATGCTCTTTAAGTGAATGGGGACTTTGGAGAAGGGGCAACCCCATCACAAACGTGTCTAGTATTTAGCCCACGGGGGTGTCGGTAGGACAGCAGATGTGGGATCAGGTTAAAGAAAAAGCTGCTGTGCAATGCTGGGCCTCAAAGGGTCACAGAATGAGGAAGCCTTCACAAGGGACAAAGACCCAAGGACGGGGTGTAGGTCAGGGAGAACCAGCAAGTAGGATATCCAATTTACTCCTCTGCAGATGACTTTTGAAGGGCCTTAGCTATTGGTGGGCACTACAAAGAAATGTATGTCTAGGCCCaggaaaatctgatttaaaatgaGCAACTTGtgttcaaaaacaatttaagaacaGATGTGTGTCTCAGACACATCAGCATTGTCCAACACAGGACGGCACTGCAGAAAGAGCAGCAGAGAGCACTGGTGAGTGGGCGTGGACAGCCCTGGGTTGGAGGTCTGGACAGAAACGATATAAATAAGTGTCCAGAACGAGGAGAAAAAGATAGAAATAGGTGTGGTTTATAACCTGGGCACCAAACAGGAGTGGTGCCCAGGACAGGTTTCTGGTGCTATTTGAAGCCAGCCCTGAAGCTCCCTCCCCACGCTCTCACTCACCAGGGCCTGTCCACGTCCCTCCAGCCATGGCTAGAGTCATGACCTCTCAGTCAGGCACTCAGAGTTCTTTCCCCTGCTATGTTCAGCAACCAcaaaaaatctggaagaaacaaGTCGTAGAGGAAAGACAGGGCAAGTAGGAAAGCAGTGGCCCAGAGCAGCCTGCCCACAAGAGATTAAAGGACAAttaaatattgcaaaatgaaCACCAGAAATGTCTTGCAGATCAGCACCATGGGCCCCACAGGCAGTGGCCATGATGACAATTCATGACACAGGTAGGCCCAAGGAAATGACAATTATAGGAAAGGGTAGAATCTGGAGCACAGAGGTTATCACAAATGTGGACAGAGCCACATACAGCCAGGAAAACGGCAAGCAGGGTAGTCCACGGGACTGACCACAGGGACTGAAGGAGGCAGTTCACACAGCTGAACCCTGGCACCCAGAAAACCTGTGTTACTGAGGGAAAATGGCAGTGCCCACAGCAGCTTTGGGAAGAAAATGGCAACCTCTGAGGGAAAAGAGTAGAGCACGGCCCAGAAAACTGGGGTGTGTGGGGACTTACCCAGGAAGACCGTGTGACTCAAGTCTCTGGGCCACTCTTCCCAAGAGAAACACACAAGCGCATCCTTCAAAGTCACATGACCCTGATTGACATCAATAACTGAACACGGGGGCAGCAGCTCTCCCCAGGACTCCTGGTCTATCCACCACACCTTCACTTCCCTCCTCAGCTCCCCAACTCAGACAGGAGACCAGGCCCTTGTGTGATCGGTGCCGGCTCACTCGTTCCTCATTTCCTAGTAATCCTTTTGTCCAGCCCAGAACAACAGGTGGGGGACAAACAGACACTTCTGCCAGCCAGTTCCCCTGGTCCGGAGATCACGCCTCTTACACACAAATGTGAGCTCAGAATTCTCCTCTAAAGCCCCCAGGCTATGAACTCAGATTCCATCTCCAGGACACATCACTCTTTAGACCACACCTCCCTCAGGTCTATGGATACCCACAACACAGGTACCTCCCACGTGCAAATGTGCACACGGCATCCACAGAATTCTTGGTTATTGCAGCCAAGATCACATCTGGCTCCAGCTGATGGTTCCCAGTGCCGTGTATCTCTAAACTCAGCTTTTAAATGCTCCCTTCCTGGCGCTATTCTTTGATTCAATTTCAGCAATCCGGAACCACATACAGACATCAGATAAGCCCAGCCCCTTCCCACTTTGCCGTTACATACCAAGGATGCCATATCCTCAGCAGTCGGGCTTAACACTTGACACTACGTTCTCATTCAGAGTCCGCACCCACCGGCCTTGTACCCCAAGCACAGTCACTCTGCCAGCTGACCCAATCAGCCTCTGAGCTAATCTACCTCTGCGCTTGGCAGAAACTCCCTAGGTCCCACTACAGGTCACCACGAAAGCCTGGGGAGCACCCAGCAAAGGAAACGGGTGCCTGCTTTGGCCTCACTTTCATCTCATCTCTGTTACTGCTACGCCCCAGCACTCATCTCATGTCTCCCCTCTCTGGAAGACTCCCCGCACCCCGCCAGACCCTATTATCTCCCCCACCATGGACACTACACTCCCTTTGTCTCTTAAGTGACTCCCTCTCTGCCGTGTCCACCCCCCTCCAGACCCTTAATGGTACTGCCACTGTGACAAAAAGATTCTGTCTATAAATCTGACACACAGCTCTACTCTAATCCATATACTGGCTGCCACTTTGTGGACTTGGATCCCTCCTGTGAAATCCAAACGTGTGCGTCCAGCTGCCCACCTGAAACCTCCACTCAGATGTCTTTAGACGCTACAGACTCAAAGTGGTCAAAGCCCAAGTCCTGATATTATTTCCGGAAGTTACTCCCACCACCAACTTCGCTGTCTCAATTGAGAATTTTTCCATCCTTATACCTTCTCACGCCAAAAACTGTGGGAGCTGTCAGGTCATCCCTGagtcctctcctttctctcaccATCCACATCAGAAAGTCCGGTTGGCCCTACTTAAAGagacacaaaaaacaaacccagaatcCAGCACCCGTCCCTCCCCTCCAGAACCACCAATCTGGTCCAGCCATCAACAGTCTTCTTTCCTCACCCCAATCTTCTTCACTGTGCAGCCAGAGAAAGCCTGTGAAGACCAATCGGATCACTCCTCTGCTCTaaaccttccatggctcccaCCAGCCCAGCTCCACAGGCTGCTGTTCCAGAGCTGAATTCTGTCCCCTGCTCGCTGATCACACCAAACATAACGGAGACCTGAGGCTCCCTGAGCACTCGCAGTTCAGCCTCCAGGGATGTTTTTGCCCGAGCTTGTTCCTATACCTGGACACCGTTCCACACTTCATCCCACTGCACCAAATTCAAGGTACAGACCGTTAGTGACACCAGCATCCCCACACCCAAAGGCAAATACAAGGGAGGTGAACATTGCTAAGACACCAGCATTTGCCATACTGGGTTACCAAGACCGTGGGCAAGTGCACTGACTGAGGACCGAGGACTCACCTATGCAGAGATCCTAAGTGCTCCCACCCTCAAAGCAACCTGGCAGTAAGAGGGAAGAGGGGGCTGAGGACGGCAGGCCACCACATGGGGCACCACGGACTGAACCCCTGtaacccctgccctgcccttctgCACCCACGATTTCTGAATGTCTCACCTCAGATACTAAGACCTTAGTGCCGCCTCCGCCCAGCTGTGCGAACAAAGACCGGTGTCACCACGTCCTCACCGGTAAAGCAGACAGTAGTGGCACCCACCTAAACAGGGCTGCTGTTTGGGTCACACACGTTAACACAGATCAAAGATCTCTGAATTGGCTTTTTATCCAAATGGTTTTGGTGCAAATGAAGTGATGGGATTTTTAAATTGGGGATTTCTTTTTCAGCTTCTCAGAAAACGTGATACTTAAGACTTTCCATCATAATCAGACAGAGGCAGGCGCTTTGACCCGTCACTGGGCATCAGTATACACTTACAGCTACACATGTTAATCTTCGCCCACTTGCTCATGCGAGCCGGGTGTACCCGTGTCCCTTCACCAAACCGGCCTCCTGGTATACCCTCCTCTGCGGAGTCTGCGGGCCGCCCCTCTAAGACGTCCACGGCCTCTCCTTACCTGAACAGCTGGGGAGCTGGTGCACCAGCGCCCTGGACTGGGGGCTACGGCGGCTCCCCCCCGCCCggctgactctcccctgctccacGCGCAGAACCTTTGCTGGGTCCACACACCGGCCAACGTGGAGCGCCTCTCACCTGCCCCTGCATCCCAGGCCAGGCTCTTCACACCCTCcggccctctcctcctccagcaggGACTCTCCCTGGAGGGAATGAGGGcgtccaccccctcctccctgccctccgaTCTCTCACCCCAAGGACCACACACGACAAACACATCCTGAATCTTCTTCCCCCGAATCTGGCCTCCCGACCCGAGGCCTCATCCCTCAGTGgtctccaccccagccccctccccagatgCCCGTGGGACACCTCCCCTGCGAGGCGCCTCGGCTTTGCCACGTCCCGAGCGCAACTCCCGACTCCTGCGGGGCAGCTCTCTGCCGCACTCTCTCGGACCTCCGGGGAGAAAAACCGGACACGGACCTGGGACAGCCCCTGACTCCTACTTTCAGAGCAGCCGTCATCCGACATCCGACGCTGAGGAAACCCTGCCAACCACGTCTCCACCTGCAACCTCTCCCTCCGCCACAACACTCCCGGAGTCCGAGGCTCCTCAccggcgcccccgcccccgggctcGTCCCGCCCCCCGGAGCCCAGATCGCCTCACGCTGCTCCGCGGCTCCCCCGGCCAGTCCACGCAAGGCTTCCGCTCGCCCGCTACCCCGCCTGCAAACATGACGGCCCCACTTGCCCCGGCCCTCGCGGCTCATCGCCCCTCCGAGCCTCTGCGCGCGCCGGTCGCTCGGCCAGGACCACTTCGACGGCGGTGACAAACGGGGGCTCCTCCCACAGCGGGCCCCGCGGCCCAGAGCACTGGAGGCGGGGCCGCAACCGCCTCAACTGACACCCTTCGTTCGAGGCTTTGTGATTCCGA
This genomic interval from Panthera leo isolate Ple1 chromosome E2, P.leo_Ple1_pat1.1, whole genome shotgun sequence contains the following:
- the LOC122208950 gene encoding zinc finger protein 134-like isoform X2; the protein is MTLAMAGGTWTGPGYWCAAKDEEAPSEQTVSLGVSHDSISKAGSSTQMAHPCDICGPIVKDLLHLHEHQEICQGLKPYTCGACGRQFLFSANFHQHQKQYSVEKPVRRDRGKTSSGKNCRVCEEPHLSGKPFLCEEQWSLQASLGSHQRQATHSKRKRRTGSGEASHSGQMQYSCSECGKAFNRKDTLVQHQRIHTGERPYECGECGKAFSRKATLIQHQRIHTGERPYECKECGKAFSRKDNLTQHKRIHTGEMPYKCSECGKYFSHHSNLIVHQRVHNGARPYKCNNCGKVFRHKSTLVQHESIHTGENPYVCSDCGKSFGHKYTLIKHQRIHTEARPFECIDCGKFFSRSSDFIAHQRVHTGERPFVCSKCGKDFIRTSHLVRHQKVHTGERPYECNECGKAYSLSSHLIRHQKVHTAGRL
- the LOC122208950 gene encoding zinc finger protein 134-like isoform X1 produces the protein MVLQIVMAAAVGGSGLGYWCAAKDEEAPSEQTVSLGVSHDSISKAGSSTQMAHPCDICGPIVKDLLHLHEHQEICQGLKPYTCGACGRQFLFSANFHQHQKQYSVEKPVRRDRGKTSSGKNCRVCEEPHLSGKPFLCEEQWSLQASLGSHQRQATHSKRKRRTGSGEASHSGQMQYSCSECGKAFNRKDTLVQHQRIHTGERPYECGECGKAFSRKATLIQHQRIHTGERPYECKECGKAFSRKDNLTQHKRIHTGEMPYKCSECGKYFSHHSNLIVHQRVHNGARPYKCNNCGKVFRHKSTLVQHESIHTGENPYVCSDCGKSFGHKYTLIKHQRIHTEARPFECIDCGKFFSRSSDFIAHQRVHTGERPFVCSKCGKDFIRTSHLVRHQKVHTGERPYECNECGKAYSLSSHLIRHQKVHTAGRL